TTTGAAGTATATAAAAAGACATTAGATAAATATATTTTAAAAAATCATCAATCATTGTTTGAAGAAGTTAAAAAAGAAAATGATAGAGCTGTTAATGTTCCTTCTATTAATATAGTTAAATTAACTGAAATGGAAGCAGAATTAGATTTAGTTTATCCTCTTGATGCTGATTTAAATAGTATTATTTTAGATGATTTAAAAAGCAAATATAGTGAAGAAAAACTAACATCTAAAGAAATAGATAAATATATACAAGAAAAATTAAATGCTAATTCATTATTAGTTCCACTTAAAGAAAAAGAAAAGACTCAAATTGGTGATACTGTTGTTATTAATTATAAAGGATTTGTTAATGACGAAGCTTTTGATGGCGGAGAAGCAGAAAATTATCAACTTAAATTAGGAACAAAAACTTTTATTGATACTTTTGAAGAACAATTGACTAATAAATCAGTTGGTTGAAAAGGAGAAGTTAAAGTTACTTTTCCAAATGAATATCCAGTATCTAAATTAGCAGGACAATTAGCAACTTTTGAAGTTGAAATTAAAGAAGCAAAAAGACCAGAAGCAATTAACTTAACTGATGAAAATATTAATTTATTAAATTTAGGTGAAAGAGTTAAAAATATTTCAGATGCAAAAAAAGTTTTAAATGCTTATTTAACTAAACAAAATTTACTTTTATCATTAGATAAGTTTATAGATAATATATTTGAAGAATTAATAAATAAAAATGATTTAGCTATTCATAAAAACGTTGTTAATTTTGAAGTAAATCAAAGAAAAAACGAAATTAAACAATTATTAAAACAACAAAATGTAAAATTTAACGAATATCTTGAATTGCTTGGTCAAACTGAAGAACAACTGGAAGAATTATTAGCAAAAGAAGAAATTGTAAAAATTAAACGTTCATTAATTATTTCTCATGTTGTTAAATTAGTAAAAGATAATGTTGTAATTAATGAAGAAGATTTTGATAACTTAATTAAATATCATTCTTTAGCTTCAGGCTTAACATTAGATTCTGTAAAATCATTTATTGATGAAAATGCACAAAATAAAGATAGACTAAAACTTCAAATTGAAGATATTAAAGTTAAAGAATTAATTTTAGCTAAATTTGATAATCAAGGTTTTGAAATTTTCAGTAAAGCAAAAAATAATGCAATTAAATTAATAAATGAATTATTTTAATTCAATATAAAAATAGTGCTTCATTAGCATTATTTTTATATTTAAAAGTTAAAACTTATTTATTATAATTCTTTTATAAATAAATTTAGGAGACATAATGATAAAAGCAATACTAAACAATTTACCTAATAATGTAAAATTATCTGCAATTTTTGCTGAAGATAATAAACCAGAATTTCTTTTAGAAAGCAAAGGTCAAGTAACAGAATATTTAAATGAAAATAAAGCATTTTTATTTCTAGGGGAAAAGGAAAAATTAAATCAAAGTGAATTATTTGATATTTTTAAAGGATTAATACAATCTCAAAATAGAAGTTATGCAGTGGATTTAAAATCTTTTGAAACCAACAAAGTTTCAATATCTGATATTGTAAAAAATTTAACCAGAGCAGAACTATTTGTTAATGCTTCATTATATAACAGCAAAACAAATAAAATGGAACAAAAATATGAAATTTTACCATTTATTATTGGAGAAATTAGTTCTGAAGTATATGAAAGTTTTAACAAAGAAAAAATATTAGCTGACGCTACTAATTTTGCTAGAAATTTACAAATTACACCACCCAATGTTTGTACCTCAGAATATTTAGCTGAAATTGTTAAAAATGATTTATCGCAATATGATAATTTAAAAATAACAGTTCTTAATAAAGACGATATTACAAAATTAGAAATGGGATTATTATTATCTGTTAATAGAGGTAGTGTATATGAACCTAGAGTTGTAGTTATTGAATACAATGGAAATCCTACAAGCGATAAGAAAACAGTTTTAGTTGGTAAAGGTATTACCTTTGATTCAGGAGGTTATTCATTAAAAGGCGGCAGACATATGTTAGGAATGAAATTTGACATGTCTGGTGCTGCTATAGTAGCTTCAGTATTAAAAGCCATTGCACAATTAAAACCTAAGTCAAATTTTGCTGCTGTTATGTGTATTACTGATAATAGAATTAATGGTGATGCTTCTTTACCAGATTCAGTTTGAAAATCAATGAATGGAAAAACAGTCGAAATTAATAATACCGATGCTGAAGGTAGATTAGTTATGGCAGATGGATTAACATATGCAGTTAGAAATTTAAAAGCAACACGTTTAATTGATGTTGCTACATTAACTGGTGCAATTCTTTCAGCTTTAGGAAATACTTATACAGGAGTTTGAGCAACAAGTGAAAAAGCTTGAAACGACATTAAACAAGCGTCTAATCAAGCAAATGAATTAATTTGAAGAATGCCATTTGATGTTGCATTTGCAAAAAATATTAAAAAATCTAAAGTAGCAGATTTAAAAAACACAGATTTATCTGGTTTAGGTGGATCTAATTCAGCTGCAATGTTTTTAAAAGAATTTACAGAAAATGTTGAATATATACATTGTGATATAGCTGGAACCGCTGAAATAAATGAAGAACCGCAAGGAATTTTAGTTCATACATTAACAGAATTATCATTTTTATAAAATCTTTAAAAACTTATACAAAGAATGTATAAGTTTTTAAATAAAATAATTTATTTTATTCCATAAGATTAGAAATATCAACCATATCATAAATATTAAAATAATAATTTTGATATTGTATTTGGTTATTATTGCTAATTCATTTAAAATAAAAATTTATTTCATAATCTTGTGGTTGTTCAATTTCAAAATATATTTTTCCTTCGCTACTTTTTATTTTATTTATAACGTCTTTAGCAACACTACTTATAATATTAGAATCAAAATAATAACCATCCTCTTCAATTCTTACATATTTATAATAATCTGATGCATTAAGTTCTGGAAAAATATTATATTGTAAACTTTTATCATTATTAAATTCAATATTTTTGTCTTTCAAATTTTCCACTAATTTTATTTTACTTTTTGTTGAAATTAAAGCAATAGGTAAAGTTATTGCAACAACACAAGCACCCAAAATAGAAGTTATTCAAATTTTCTTTTTTAAAGATCATTTAGTTTTCATCTTTATATAATCATCTTTCTAAAGAATTATAGTTTATAACTTCATTTAAAAAAGTTTCTGTGTGTTCTAAATTTATTACATATCTATAATTTACATTATTTTTTGCTTGAGAATTTTGAGTCATTTTAATTTTTATTTGACCTTCTAGAGGATCTAATAAAGGTTTATTTATATTATAATTTTGATTTATTTTTATATTAATATTATTTTTATTATTACCAAAATAGTCATAATTTAAATTAAAAGTATTGATAAATTTATTAGCATTAAAAGGAATTATTAACCCTTTAAAATCAGCCGTTTCGGAAAGTTCAACAGTATTTTTATTATAATCAAATTTAGTAAAATTATTAAATTCCCACTTATTTTTTTCAATAAAAGAATTCTTCTCATAAAGCTTGTATTCTGTATTATTTTCTAATTCAGTTTTAAATTTAAAATAGGGATTATTAAAAATTAGATTATATTTAGGTGGCTTTATAACAAAAGGATAAAAACGTTTATAATACTGAATATATTTAGCAAATTTTTTAGAATTAGTTGAAAAGTTGACACTCTGATAATTATATTGAGCAACGGAATATTTTTCATTAAAAGGTCTATTTGTTAATAAATTAGTTTGGTCTAATTCAGTTTCTGCAATTTTGTTTGTAGGATAAATATAATTAAGTTTTTGAGGATTAACTTTCAAAGTAGTATATATATTTTCTTTTAATAAACCTCCATCAGTATTATCAAAATAAAAATTTCATTTGTAAGGAATTTCTATTTGAACATTCTTATTTTGAGTTATATTGATGTTATATTCTTTTTTGGATAAATTTTCTTTAAAAATTCTAATAAAATTAATATCGTTTGTGTGTTTTTTATTTTGAAAAATAATTGAAAAACTTTTAAAATTAGAAAATTTAATTTTTAATATTTCGCTTGTTAAATTGAAGGAAAACATTTTATATAAATTATTATTTCTTTTATTATTTTTAAATATTTTTCCATAAAATGCGTCTTCGATAAATCCACTATCAAATGTTTCTTCAAAAACTTCAATATTTTCTTTGTTTAATTCTATAATTTTGCCATTTAATTCAAAATTTATACTACTTAGTATATCTTTAACTTGTTCATTTTTTATAAAAAGTGTAGCATTTATAAAAAAATTATCATCTTGATATGTTCTTCTTATACTTACAAATCCATTTGTAGATAAATAATTGGAACCATTATAATTTGAATTTTTTCTGTAAGTAGTTCAATTTTCTTGTTCTACTTGAATGATATTTTGATTAACAGTATGATTATTATTAATTGTTAAGATAATAGTAAAGAAATTCCTCTACAGCTTCGTTCTTGTGTTTATAATAAACTGTTTTGCAAAAATAATCTTCATATCATTCTTTTTGAGTATATTTGTTGATAAAATCCTTTTCAATTATTAGTTTACTTGTATTTTCTAAACAATTCATAACTTTATCTAATTTATTTTCTGGTTGTAATAATATATTTTTATAAATATTATCAGTTTTACTTTTTAGTAAGTATCACTCTTTATTAGCTCTTTCAATATTACAAATATTTTGAACTATTTTATATTTTTCTTTTGATGGTATATTTGATAAAAATGAAAAAGTTTTAATTTTATATGCCATCTTACTCCTTTCATTTATTAATTACAAATTGATATTAAAAATAAAAAAATGAAACAAAATACGAAAAAACTAATATTAGTTTATATTTTGTTTCATTTGAATAATATTTTTTCATTTAAGAGGCCATTTATTGCTACTCTTTTCATTTTTTTTAATTATTATAAGATAAGATCTAGAAGAATAAGGTTGAACAACAATATTATCTTTTTGTTTTGGAAAAAAATATAAAAATTCATTTAATTCATCTTTATAATTTTCGCCTTTTAATATAATGAAATAACCGCCTATTTTAAGAAGATGATGAGAGATTAAATATAAATTTTTTATTGAAGTTACTGCTCTTGCGGTAATAAAATCAAATATTTCCCTATTTTTGATTTCTTCCGCTCTTTTATTTATAATATTGAAATTTAATTCAAGATATTTTTTTGCCTCTTCCAGAAATAAACATCTTTTTTGTAAACTTTCACAAATTGTTAAATTAATTTTATGTTTTTTATAATTATTTTCAGAAAATATAAGAAAAGGAACAGAAGGGAAACCTGCGCCTGCACCAATATCTAATAAATTAATAGATTCTTTTTTACTGTATTGTCAGATGAAATTTAATGCTTCAATAGAATTTAATATGCCATTTTCTAAAATTTCATTGTGGTTTTTATAACCTGTAAGATTAAAATGTTGATTTCTTTTATGAATTAAATCTATATATTTTTTTATTTTTTCAATATTAGTTATTTCATTTAACATTGGATATATCCTTTGCCAAAGTATTATAAAGTTTAGTTATTGATTCTCCTGATATATGACAATTAATAACTTCTGATAATAAATAATCTAAACTAACTATTTCCAATTTCTTATATTTTTTTAGCATTCAATAATTATCTATCGAATCTGAAATAATAACTTTTTCTATATCATCGTTATTTTCAAAAATATCAAAACCATTTGTAAAAACTCCGTGAGTAGCAGCAATAATTATTTTTTTGGCA
Above is a window of Mycoplasma sp. 1018B DNA encoding:
- the tig gene encoding trigger factor: MSAKKNITVNLKNAEITRKIQLEGEIWTSLVENTKKEMASKIKINGYRPGKAPKHIIDKHINLFEVYKKTLDKYILKNHQSLFEEVKKENDRAVNVPSINIVKLTEMEAELDLVYPLDADLNSIILDDLKSKYSEEKLTSKEIDKYIQEKLNANSLLVPLKEKEKTQIGDTVVINYKGFVNDEAFDGGEAENYQLKLGTKTFIDTFEEQLTNKSVGWKGEVKVTFPNEYPVSKLAGQLATFEVEIKEAKRPEAINLTDENINLLNLGERVKNISDAKKVLNAYLTKQNLLLSLDKFIDNIFEELINKNDLAIHKNVVNFEVNQRKNEIKQLLKQQNVKFNEYLELLGQTEEQLEELLAKEEIVKIKRSLIISHVVKLVKDNVVINEEDFDNLIKYHSLASGLTLDSVKSFIDENAQNKDRLKLQIEDIKVKELILAKFDNQGFEIFSKAKNNAIKLINELF
- a CDS encoding M17 family metallopeptidase, yielding MIKAILNNLPNNVKLSAIFAEDNKPEFLLESKGQVTEYLNENKAFLFLGEKEKLNQSELFDIFKGLIQSQNRSYAVDLKSFETNKVSISDIVKNLTRAELFVNASLYNSKTNKMEQKYEILPFIIGEISSEVYESFNKEKILADATNFARNLQITPPNVCTSEYLAEIVKNDLSQYDNLKITVLNKDDITKLEMGLLLSVNRGSVYEPRVVVIEYNGNPTSDKKTVLVGKGITFDSGGYSLKGGRHMLGMKFDMSGAAIVASVLKAIAQLKPKSNFAAVMCITDNRINGDASLPDSVWKSMNGKTVEINNTDAEGRLVMADGLTYAVRNLKATRLIDVATLTGAILSALGNTYTGVWATSEKAWNDIKQASNQANELIWRMPFDVAFAKNIKKSKVADLKNTDLSGLGGSNSAAMFLKEFTENVEYIHCDIAGTAEINEEPQGILVHTLTELSFL
- a CDS encoding MHO_1590 family protein — encoded protein: MKTKWSLKKKIWITSILGACVVAITLPIALISTKSKIKLVENLKDKNIEFNNDKSLQYNIFPELNASDYYKYVRIEEDGYYFDSNIISSVAKDVINKIKSSEGKIYFEIEQPQDYEINFYFKWISNNNQIQYQNYYFNIYDMVDISNLME
- a CDS encoding MHO_1580 family protein, which codes for MILTINNNHTVNQNIIQVEQENWTTYRKNSNYNGSNYLSTNGFVSIRRTYQDDNFFINATLFIKNEQVKDILSSINFELNGKIIELNKENIEVFEETFDSGFIEDAFYGKIFKNNKRNNNLYKMFSFNLTSEILKIKFSNFKSFSIIFQNKKHTNDINFIRIFKENLSKKEYNINITQNKNVQIEIPYKWNFYFDNTDGGLLKENIYTTLKVNPQKLNYIYPTNKIAETELDQTNLLTNRPFNEKYSVAQYNYQSVNFSTNSKKFAKYIQYYKRFYPFVIKPPKYNLIFNNPYFKFKTELENNTEYKLYEKNSFIEKNKWEFNNFTKFDYNKNTVELSETADFKGLIIPFNANKFINTFNLNYDYFGNNKNNINIKINQNYNINKPLLDPLEGQIKIKMTQNSQAKNNVNYRYVINLEHTETFLNEVINYNSLERWLYKDEN
- a CDS encoding MG284/MPN403 family protein, giving the protein MAYKIKTFSFLSNIPSKEKYKIVQNICNIERANKEWYLLKSKTDNIYKNILLQPENKLDKVMNCLENTSKLIIEKDFINKYTQKEWYEDYFCKTVYYKHKNEAVEEFLYYYLNN
- the rsmG gene encoding 16S rRNA (guanine(527)-N(7))-methyltransferase RsmG — its product is MLNEITNIEKIKKYIDLIHKRNQHFNLTGYKNHNEILENGILNSIEALNFIWQYSKKESINLLDIGAGAGFPSVPFLIFSENNYKKHKINLTICESLQKRCLFLEEAKKYLELNFNIINKRAEEIKNREIFDFITARAVTSIKNLYLISHHLLKIGGYFIILKGENYKDELNEFLYFFPKQKDNIVVQPYSSRSYLIIIKKNEKSSNKWPLKWKNIIQMKQNIN